The sequence GGCAGCCGTTTCACAGCCTGACTTTTACGGTTGCCGCCATCATCCTTGTGCCTGCCATCTTCGCCCTCATAATCGGCGCGGCCATGTTCAAACGCCGCGTCGGCGGCACCTACTTCGCCATCATCACCCAGGCGATTGCGGCGATCCTGACCATCCTGATCGTCGGCCAGCAGGGCTATACCGGCGGCATCAATGGCATGACCGACCTGCGGACCCTGAAGGGCTGGGACATCCGGCCGGATCACGCCAAGGTGGTGCTGTATTTCTTCGAGGTTGCGTGCCTGTTTGGCTGCATCTTCGTCGCTCAGTACATTCGCCACTCCAAGCTCGGCCGCATCCTGGTTGCCATGCGTGAGAAGGAAGACCGCGTTCGCTTCTCAGGTTACAGCGTTGCGAACTTCAAGATCTTCGCTTTCTGTATCGCCGCTATCTTTGCAGCCATCGGCGGTGCGATGTTCGCCCTGCAGGTCGGTTTCATGTCGCCGTCCTTCGTCGGCATCGTGCCGTCGGTCGAAATGGTGATCTACACCGCGGTGGGCGGGCGTCTCTCGATCCTCGGTGCGATCTACGGCACGCTGCTGGTGAACTTTGCCAAGACCAGCCTGTCCGAGTCGTTTCCGGAGTTGTGGCTGTTCGGTCTCGGTGCGCTGTTTATCGCCGTCGTCCTGGCCTTCCCGAACGGTCTCGCCGGGATTTGGCAGGATCACATTCAGCCCCGGATCGATCGGCTGATCGCGTGGCGTAAGCCGAAGACGGGCGGAAAGAATGGCTGGACCGGCGGATCCGTCGCCGACGGCGCACCGGCGGAATAGGGAGAGCACCATGCTGATCGGTCATCAACCCAAGGAATTCCTGCTCGCGGTCGAGGCGCTGACCGTTTCATTCGATGGCTTCAAGGCCGTGAACGATCTGTCGTTCTACGTCGATGAAAATGAGATCCGCGTCATCATTGGTCCGAACGGCGCTGGCAAGACCACAGTGCTCGATCTGATCTGCGGAAAAACCAAGGCCACATCCGGATCGATTCAGTTCCGCAGCAAGGAACTGACCAGGATGAAGGAGAACGAAATCGTCCAGGCCGGTGTCGGCCGCAAATTTCAAACACCGTCGATCTACGACGATCTCACGGTGTTCGAAAATCTGGAGATTTCGTTTCCGCGCGGACGTACGGTGTTCGGTGCGCTGACATTCCAGCGTGACAAGGTGGTTCGTGACCGCGTTGAGGAAGTCGCGGAGATGATCTTCCTGAAGGATCGTCTCAACATGAGCGCCGAATTGCTCAGCCACGGCCAGAAGCAGTGGCTTGAAATCGGTATGCTGCTGATCCAGGACCCGGATTTGCTGATGCTCGACGAGCCGGTGGCCGGCATGAGCGTCAGCGAGCGGATCAAGACCGCCGAACTGCTCAACCGCATCATCAAGGACCGCTCGGTGCTGGTGATCGAGCACGACATGAAGTTCGTCGAAGATATTGCGCACAAGGTGACCGTGCTGCATCAGGGCCAGATTCTGTCGGAAGGTTCGATGGAGCAGGTCAAGAATGATCCGAAAGTCATCGAAGTCTATCTCGGTCACTGACATCACGCTTTAGCTTTAAGGAATACGCAATGCTGGCGATTTCGGATCTTCACGTCGCATACGGACAGAGCGAAGTTCTGCACGGCCTTAACGTCTCTGTCGCGCCCAACGAGATCGTCGCGATCATGGGCCGCAACGGCATGGGCAAGACCACGCTGATGAAGTCGCTGATGGGGATCGTTCCGACCAAGAGCGGCTCGGTCACGATGGAGGGCAGCGAGCTCAGCAAGCTCAAGAGCTATGAGCGTGTCGCCAAAGGTCTCGCTTACGTGCCGCAAGGCCGCATGATCTTCTCCGCTATGACGGTGAAGGAAAATATCGAAACCGGGCTTGTGACATCGGGCGGCAAGGAAGTGCCGGGCGATCTCTACGAACTGTTTCCGGTTCTGCTGGAGATGAAGAACCGCCGCGGCGGCAATCTGTCCGGCGGCCAGCAGCAACAGCTTGCGATCGCGCGTGCGCTGGCGACCAAGCCCAAGGTTCTGCTGCTGGATGAGCCGACCGAAGGCATTCAGCCGTCGATCATCAAAGAGATGGCGCGCACCCTGAAGCGCATCCGCGACACCAAGGGCTTGTCCATCATCGTGTCCGAGCAGGTTCTCAGTTTCGCGCTCGATGTTGCCGACCGTGTTCTTGTTATCGAGAACGGCGAAATCGTTCGCGATGAGGCGCGAGACGGCATCGATGCCGCGCAGGTCGCAAAATATCTCTCAGTCTAACAACACCGTTTGTAACCAAGGGGAGCATCTAAATGCCAGAGACACTTATCTCAGTCGACTTGTCCAAGCCAGCGACTGAAAATGAATTCCTGCACAATCGCTGGCATCCGGATATTCC is a genomic window of Bradyrhizobium sp. G127 containing:
- the urtC gene encoding urea ABC transporter permease subunit UrtC: MTDNNPRFVNRSELIGILVLAALLVVILPLTLDVFRLNLVAKYLTYAFVAVGLVICWGYGGILSLGQGVFFGLGGYCMAMFLKLEASSVENTKIQSTPGIPDFMDWNQITSLPFFWQPFHSLTFTVAAIILVPAIFALIIGAAMFKRRVGGTYFAIITQAIAAILTILIVGQQGYTGGINGMTDLRTLKGWDIRPDHAKVVLYFFEVACLFGCIFVAQYIRHSKLGRILVAMREKEDRVRFSGYSVANFKIFAFCIAAIFAAIGGAMFALQVGFMSPSFVGIVPSVEMVIYTAVGGRLSILGAIYGTLLVNFAKTSLSESFPELWLFGLGALFIAVVLAFPNGLAGIWQDHIQPRIDRLIAWRKPKTGGKNGWTGGSVADGAPAE
- the urtD gene encoding urea ABC transporter ATP-binding protein UrtD encodes the protein MLIGHQPKEFLLAVEALTVSFDGFKAVNDLSFYVDENEIRVIIGPNGAGKTTVLDLICGKTKATSGSIQFRSKELTRMKENEIVQAGVGRKFQTPSIYDDLTVFENLEISFPRGRTVFGALTFQRDKVVRDRVEEVAEMIFLKDRLNMSAELLSHGQKQWLEIGMLLIQDPDLLMLDEPVAGMSVSERIKTAELLNRIIKDRSVLVIEHDMKFVEDIAHKVTVLHQGQILSEGSMEQVKNDPKVIEVYLGH
- the urtE gene encoding urea ABC transporter ATP-binding subunit UrtE, with protein sequence MLAISDLHVAYGQSEVLHGLNVSVAPNEIVAIMGRNGMGKTTLMKSLMGIVPTKSGSVTMEGSELSKLKSYERVAKGLAYVPQGRMIFSAMTVKENIETGLVTSGGKEVPGDLYELFPVLLEMKNRRGGNLSGGQQQQLAIARALATKPKVLLLDEPTEGIQPSIIKEMARTLKRIRDTKGLSIIVSEQVLSFALDVADRVLVIENGEIVRDEARDGIDAAQVAKYLSV